In Juglans regia cultivar Chandler chromosome 13, Walnut 2.0, whole genome shotgun sequence, the DNA window AGATCAAGGAGAACATCGTGCCTGAAATTCTGAAGCAGCGTTTGTCTCCTTCAACGTACAAGGCTTACTTTACTGCTCTGTTATATGCTGAGGAATTCTACTTGGAGGTACTCATAAcagccctatatatatatatacattgctGTTTTAAGGTAGCTTAATTGTAAAGCAAATAACTCGGCATATCAAACCTCTTGTGTATTGTCCACTTTGAAATCTTGCTTAATGGtaaattttttagttaattttactaattcatgattttcttgttatttCCTGCTGCTGAAAGTtctagtgaaaataaaaaatatcaaatcaacGTACTCTAAGCTGGAACTGAGGCAATGGTTAAGATCAGGACACTCTCCTTAGATATCATGTCCTTTTATCGGTAGTTAGCACTCGTACTGTACTTTGTTAATAATTAGAGATGGAGCAGGTTGGATATAATAATGAAGTTAGGTCAACTCATCTAGTTAGGAACCAACCGATAAATTTCAGTGGTCCTCCTTTATCAGTTTAAATTCAGTATTCATAACCACATACCcacattgaaatttgaaatatttgcaatactgaaaatttatgaaaacttaATATTGGGATGCAGGTTACTCTTATAAAGGAGCCGAATATTAAACAAATTGTGGATTGGACTCATTCCAACTTTATAATTAACGTGTTGCCTTCAATATAATGCAATTTTTGTTCCTTATAAAGCTAAAATTTCATTTGTTCCCTAAATGAAAATAAGGGTAGTTTTGCTCCCTCTCAAAATTTTGGAGTAtttgataaacaaattaaaaagctcattattttcatataaaaaataacacgaTTTTAGTGCAccctcaaaattttgaaatttcgtaactatataagaaaaaaaatatcgaaACAATTTTGTTTGTACTATTGGACCTGACAGGCAAGTAACTTTGTATTTCAACGCAAATACTGCAAGGAACAGAAAAGATGCAGTGAACCCTATTAAGAAATCTCCTTACTACAGACAAGTAGAAATGACAGAAGAACCACTTAAAAAACCAGTTTTGATTGAACCTCAATGTTGCCATGTCAACAAGGTCATTATAGTCtactatcaaaaaaaaaaaaaaaaaggtcattaTAGTTGACCTGAGTCAATAAAATAAGACATATTTTACTGTAAATGTTGCCTGGTTATGCTATTCCCcacccccttcttttttttatgtagggtTTTAGTTCTGTTGTGCATATTTATCACATTCAGTGCTTTCCATGGTAAGAGAGAAGGGCTCATACTCCTGCCAATATCAATAATTCATTCATGAAGTGACTTTGTTGTGAAAACTGACCGCTTGTTAGTTCTCATTCATAGCATCAATTATACAACACTCTGATGGTTGGCAAAAATCAATGTTTTTGTACCGTATAGTTGTAGTTACTGTTAGAACTACAACTTATTTTGTGCCCCAATGTTCTATCTCTTGTATAGGCAAGTGTGGCAAGTGACATGAGCCAAGTCCTTTTTCTAAACTCTTAACGGGAAAAAAAAAGCTGCTCTTAACTTAAGGGAGTGTTTTACATTCGTATTTGCAGAAATCTCttctataattataaactatattattttcttctctggtgATCTTCTTAAGTGATATGGAAGATGTAACATTTTAGTAGAATTTTGTGATGGAGGAATGCTATTCATTTCTTAACTTTAGATACGTTTTTTTCATTCTGGCTTGTTGTAACTTGATGCTTTTATTCGAATTAGAAATGGAGTGATTTCCTCTTGAAGAATGTGACTTTGGAGCTCCATGAAGCAGCAATCTATAAAGAATCAACCAAGTACAAAAATCTTAATGGAAATcttaagaagaagaataaaacatttGTAGTTTTTGAGATTGATTCTATTCCTGAGAGGCGGCCATTCCTTTTATCGAGGGACTTGGTCTATGCGCGACCTGTGGGTAAAGATATTGAGCCCTTTCAGGTAAGCTTTCTGATCTTCCATTAGCTTATGCTTGATAAAGTCATGAAATTTAGCTTGTGGATGAAGCATGTGGGTATtttttgcatattattttggtaCCAAGGATGTATGCAAAGAATCAAGACAATAACAAGGATGTTTCTCACTGGAAATTTAAAGGATTAGGAGATATTGAGTAATGTATAgacattatttaaaaacaagtttcTTACTATAATTGTTTGAAAACATGGGATGGCGGAACATTGCATGGCTCCGGAGTATAATTGGGAAAAGGCATGTCACATTTGCACGATCTCATAGATTCGTcatcataaacaaattatttaaaaaaaggggATGATTAAAATTATCTGACATCGATAAAAATAGTTACCAGATATGGATTATGAGACGTATAAACAAATCTAGGTTGTACCAATAGCCCTTCAGGTGCCAGCTTTGGAAATGAGGGTCCTTTTCataagaaattcaaatttcattacAAGCACAAAGGGGCAAAACCAAGAAGATAGAAAGCACTCGATTAGACCCAAAAATAGTATTGATGTTCAAAGTTAGAAAACAATAATAGAACATACGTCCATAATCATCTCAGAGTAATTCAAATTGAGGGACTTGCGGGCAAATCAAGACCCTACGTCCATTATCTATTAACGTTCACAGTTAGGTTGAGCTAAAAGGGAGCAttgatcatattattttttgaattttatcacAAGAATAATaccatttagaaaaaaaaagatagaatcatattttttttccttcccatgACTCATAATGTTATTTTGGTCTTTATCTTAGTTATTGTAACACTATTTATCTTTCaacttattcattttatttcagtttCATTATTCAATTCAAATGGAAACTAACAGTTTTAGTGATGCCACCTATCTAGCTAGCCATGGTATGGATTTtcttaatgttattattttattcctttttatCTTAGGGATATAATCATAAGTTCGTATAGTTTTCACTATAAATTTGACCGAAATAGTGGAATAGCACAAGCAATCTAAACATTGAAAGCTGACCAAAGCATGAGGTGGGTCTGCCATATTGTCTACAATACTGACGTTCTAAATGGTACACAGGGTTTTATCTATCGTGTGGTGAAGAGCACTCGTGTCTTAGTGGAATTTGGAGATGATTTTCATTCACAACATTATGCTTCCAGAAAATATGACATCAGCTTCTCTTTCAATAGAGTGTGCCTAAAGAGGGCTCATGAAGCAGTTGAAACTGCATCAAATCCTTCAGTCCAGAACTTCCTCTTTCCTGAATATTGTGTATCCCGAAAGGACAACCTTAACCCACCCACTCTGCATCGTGCCAATCATGAAGTTGGTAAAAATGAGCTCTCTGCAATTCGTCACATTTCAAGCTTTCGGGGATCACCACCTTATCTTCTCAGTGGCTCACACTGTGTCACTGCAATGGATTCAAAAGAACTATCAAAAACTGGAATTGTTGTTCAAGAAGCAGTATGTGAAATATATCGGAGCTCTCCTGAGTGTCTAATTCTTATATGCGCACCTACAAACAGCACATGTGACGTGCTGACCAGAAGTTTGAAAAAGGTAATTTTAGAATCGGATATGTTTCGAGCCAATGCGGCATTTCGAGAGATGGATGGGGTACCTGCTGACATTCTTCGTTCATGTCCTATAAAAGGGGAATGTTTTACTTGTCCTTCATTACAAAAACTTCGGAAATTCAGGGTAATTTTGTCAACTTTCGTTAGTAGCTTTCGATTACACAATGAAGGCATACCTGCTGGACATTTCAGTCACATTTTTCTGTTAGATGCCTCATTGGCAATGGAGCCGGAGGCAGTGATACCTTTGGCTAATTTCGCTACTGACAAAACAGCAGTTATAGTTACCGGCGCATCCACAAGACATTCAGCTTGGGCCCGCTCTGACATTGCGAGGAAATATGGATTGGGGAAGTCACTTTTTAATAGACTTCATGAAAACAGGCTTTATAGCGGATTCAATCCCATGTTCATCACGCAGTTGGATGGGTTTCAGCAGTAGTCCTTTATCTTTAATTTCAACTGTCCCTTCGTAAACAGCAATATACGTTTGTACGTATGCTGCTACCTTAACTTGTTTACTTGTGTGTTTTATCATCCTTGTTGTATGTATAAAGTGCAAAGACCTCTCATGCAAGCTCAGTGAtgatttccttctctctttctatatatattggaagtCTATACATTAGTGATTTGTCATCATTTGGGGTGTAACAGCTCGTTTCTTATCCATCTTTGGGGATGTTCTTTCAGTTTTGACATAGACTATCAGCGTCATTTCCTTTTGTTCACTGCTTAAAATAAATGCACATGTGATCATACAAAAGCAACAGTTGTAAGAAATTCCAATTCCATTTTATATAATGTTTGATTATAGCATTTATTCACATCCCAGGAATAACCAATTACTCTGACACTAGGCAAAAGAGGATCTCATCTCGTATTAACATTCCAAAATGGAATCAGCTGACATCAATTTTGCATGTAAGATTGCCCCAGCTTCATCAGTTGAATCAACATGCATCGACAATTGAGCAATTCTCTCATAAAGTGATAGAACAAGCAtacaatttaataatattaagaatcaAGATGTAAATCCAAGtcgtaaatatataaaatttaccaAAGAATCGGTTTTTTCTGGGTATTATCGGAGCCCGGAAGCAATTTCTTCCGATTATTGTTGCATCTTCACCTAGGTATTGTTTTTAGACTGTATCCAGCTTAAAACAGCCATCGATAAAGTAGAACAATATGAAATTCAagaattttgttgaaatttttcttaataaaaatataatagctTGTCTATaagcataaaatttaaataaaacaggATTAGGTTCCTGTAATTCTGGGTTGTAGTATGGTTGTAATAAATGGAATGATATGGATTTGGATGGAGGAATTGAATGTGCAGGATCTGTTTGTATAGATGCTGATGATAATGGAAATACGTAAGAATGATAtagggttcttcgagggaccCTTAAACCTCCCAAGTCTTGTATTCAAATGTTTGATGATTTTCCAAAGATGATCCTCCTCTCGTTTTCAGACTCGTCCTAATACCCACGCAGGGGTAACAACCCAAAGCAATGAAAATAGGACACCTGTCCTGACTCTAACGGAATTAAAGCAGAAAGTATTCCTACAATGTTCTAGAATACTCAAAGAAAGACAATAAAACGATGCACTTAAAGAAATATTGAAACGGTGCGTGTAACATactgaaacggtgcgttttcaCTTCATGATGCTATGCGTTTTGGAACTGCTGGTATTTCAATTGACTTCCAACACTTGGCTTCTTCGAGACTTCAGAAGTGATGCCCAATCTATCTTTACTGTTTGTAACCCTCATCTTCCATGTCCCTTCAACCTTCTTCTTGGCTTCACCTTCTTCTTGGCTTCATAACAAATCCTATCTTTAACACAAAGGTACTGGTTGTGTAATTAGGTTATGAGTTTTTTATATTGAGCTtgataattaagttaaaatcatttgatattttttatggactaaatgaaatctattttatttggtAAGTGGCTGAAAAATTTATCGGACGAGtttgattattttagaagttgagTAGTATTTATCGGATAAATTGAACTCATTTTAGAAATTAAGATCGAACCATTAAGATTGTTAAGTGATTAAAGATGGGAAACAAGCCCAATAAGGACCAAAGAGAAAATCCCAAGGCTGGTTTGCTATAAACTCTGAGCCATGCACGTTTCCTTTTTCTGTAGGTTTCAGCAatctacatgatatatatactaAGTCTGGAGTAatgtgcaaagcacgtttgtctAGTTGCGTGAAACAGTTTTTTGgcaaaactaatatattttttcacaaaaaaagatTGATTAATGAATAAGTTAATGCATAGGAAAAAAAGGgacaaattttaagaaatatttctgCATAATGATAGCTAAGTGGAGTATAATAACTACAAGTTTGCATAGAccagaaaacaaaaagattaattCAAAATTCACCATAGTCTAATATAGCCTAATACAAGTTTAGTAAATTGATCATTATACTAAacttgtttaatacaaatttaatacaagtttaagaaaaagattAGTTCAAAATGTTGGTTAGCTGATATGTGGCATAATTGATCATTTTGTGTCATCTTGTATAGATCAATTGAGAGGACATTAAAGTTTTTGTTTCATTGTTGGTTGAGTCGATGAGGATTTGAATCTACATCAAGTTGAATCATTCATTCTTTTTCTGAAGTTTGTGCTACAATATTCTCTAAATATGGTAAATGGTCATGTATgatagaaattaatattttatatgattaattaaaagttaaagaaTCTATATAGAGAAAATTTAAACTATTCTTGAAAGAagcctcactctctctctctctctctctctctctctctctctctctctctctctctctcgtaaaaAATCAAGGGTTCTAGATCTGATTTTTGTTGGAGGTCCTCCCTCTCATTCATCCATCCACTCACCTTGTCTATCAAGATAGTTCTTTttacttagttttattttgcttccTTCAAGGTCGAAAAAGACAGATCTACAGCTTTCCAGTAACTCCTGAAAGACGCGTGGCACAAGCAGACTCCCAAGTCGCAAATCGTTCGGAGGAAAGTGATGGTTTTGCGAAAATCACCTGAGTGGTCCTCATGCGTCACTCCTTCCGACAACTCTTATCGCCATACGCGCTAGATCACCGGACTCGCCACAACCAAATTTGACCTTTGTGgttgaaaagagacaagcatgtTGCCTTCACGGCTGTCACAGATTCTGAAATCTATCGGAGTTACTATTTCCTTTAGTAACTAGTCTGGTCTTCACTACTGCTGATACTCTTTACAGACAAACGTTCAAAAGACAACCCAATCTCACTCTTCATAGAACGAAAGGACTAAATCTCTACAGATAAAAGTCTACgagacgaaatctttttttattttaattaaaaataagaaaacaaaaaaagaaagtaatgagATAGATGCGAAAAAGGACGAATATGACCTTTGTGgttgaaaagagacaagcatgtTGCCTTCACATGCCATCACAGATTCTGAAGTCTACCAAAGTTGGTCCAAACTACAATTTGTCATTTTTCACATTTATCTTACTATTTTCGTTTTTGAttttcttattgttaattaaaataaaaaaagatttcgtctcTCGGACTTTTATCTGTAAAGGTTTAGTCCTCTCCTTGTATGAAGAGTGAGATTGTACTGTCTTTTCGACGTTTGTCTGAAGAGAGTATTAGTAGTAGTGAAGACCAGACTAGTTACTAAAAGAAATAGTGTACAGGTGGAACtccaaatttattattttagtttatgatgTCATATTTGATATGGGCACATCCCTGAATGTATCCGTTCATGGATATAAGTttattgatgaatgaatgatgattgTTTCCcttaaaacaaaattgagaggacattgaagtttttgttaTGTTGTTAGTTGAGTCGATTAGGATCTACATCAAGTTGAATCATCCATTCTTTTTCTGAAGTTTGTGCTTCAATATTCtctaaatatgataaatgatcCTGCATGATAAATTTAACtgttttgtataattaataaaaagttaaagaatctatatagaaaaaatataaactactGCAAATTAATTGGGGAAGGGTCCCCGTTGACAAAAGCTTGCTGTTGGATTTGACTGACAGGGAGCGTTCCAGTGTTGACATCGTCCTTAACTAGGTAAAGGAGAATGATAAGAACAGTTTGGCGATAGAGGACTTGCTCTCCACCGCCAATGTTGATAGATTCTTGGTGACACCTTGTTGGGGCCATGTTAGGGGTCGTAAACTCAAAGTCGTTACGCCCTCAACGAAAAGACGTGCTCCCCAGCCTGTGGGGAAAAGGAAGGCTCCACTAACTGGCAGTTCTTCACCCAACCACCCTCATGACGATGTTGACGCGGGTGAGGTTGCTGGATCCGCAGTGAGGGCGGAGGTGGAGACAGATCGAGGAGTGGGCTGCGATCTGAACCTTGTTGGTGAGGAGGCTCTTGACGCTTCCCACAGAGAGGAGACTCCCAGAACTTCCTCAGTAAGGGTTTCTCCCCCTTTGTCGCTAGGTCTTGATGATCATACAGGGCTCATGGGCCAAGCCCTCGCTGACTTGGGGATGGCTTTTGCCTGCCAAGGGCATTGAATCCGTGAGCACGCCGCCCTTCAAATTTCCTTCTCTCCTCTCATCGACCTCAATGCCCAGCGTCGATGACCTTTTCGCGGATATGTATAGTGCCTTTTCTATGGCCATGGCTGGGGTTAAGGTGTCTAAAGCTGTCTTACTTGGCAGCACCTAGATCAACATGGAAGACGACAACAGGGAGCAAGGATCTACCCCGAGTTCTCTCCTTGCAACTATTTTTTGGGGTGTGACCCTTGCTACTGACCAAGAGAGGGTCTTAATCCCTTCTCCCTCTCCATCCTCATTCAGTGGTGAGGAGGATTCCACCATTCCCCCTGAAGGAGGTGGGTCCTCCTTAAGAGACAACGGCATTGGAAAAAGGGGCGTGGGTAATGGAAGTTTTGCTAACGCTGACCTTGGAGGGCAGGTTGAAGGCCCAGGGACGTCCGCAGTTGATTTGGGGAATttgatccccccccccccttcgcTTCCCTTTGTGCCCCCCACGCAGGAGGGGCTCGCTGCGGTTGAAGGAACAAGCGGGGTCGAGGAGGTTGGTCCCTGTTGTGCCTCTTCCCCTCCAGAGTCGGTCGTGGAGATCTCAAAGCATTTAAGGAACATTCTATCTCCGGTATTGTGTCTACTTTTACTTAGTATAGTTACCTCTATATTGAGCCCTTTTACCTAGTCATTTGCTTGTGTAGGGTGTTGAAGAGGTTACGGCTTGGATTATGGGCGAGTGTGCCTGGTTGGAGTACGAGGTTAAGGAGTGGCGAAAGTTCCGATATTACTTTAAAAAGGAAATGACTAGGCTTGCAGCTAAGAGGATTGAGATGGAGTGCTACTTGGAACAAGCCAATGGGCACATCCCCAACTTGGAGACTAACGTCGAGTTCCTCCATGATGAAGTGTGTGAACTTTGTGGGAAATTGCTTCGAGCTCAATCCCTCGAGGTGCTTGACAGCTTTGCCTTGCAGCTGGTGGGGTTTGAACGAGCGTCTACTGAAGCTCAGGTGTGTAGATTGAGTGAGGCCCTGGCTGCCTCCCACCAATCCCAGGCTGACGCCGAGTGGCGTTCCCAGGAGTCTGCTTGAGCATTGACTACCTTTGAGGAGGAGCGTAAAGGGCTTGCCCTTGAATTGTCAAACGAAAAGGGGTCGCATGTGGAAGAGAGTAGGCAGTTCAACCTCCAGTTGTTCGAGGCGAAGGGAAGTTGTGAAAAAGTCCAAGGTAAGATAGCTCAAAATTTGCGGCATTTGAACACTACTACAAAAGAGTAGAAATAATAGTTAGAGGGGTTGGGGGCTCTGTTAGCCTTGGCCAACGAGGAGTTGGTCCATTTGCACCCTCAATTGGCTGTCGCCAGGGCTGGTAGGGACTATGCATTTGGATACGGTTATGGGGCTGGTATGGCTCGTTTGCGGGCCTACCTGCTGGCTAACCCTCGCACTAACTTGAAGAAGCTGGACTTGGAAGAGTTTCAACCTGATGCTGTATCCTGCCAGTTCGTGGACACCCTAGGGCGCAAAGAAATGCCCAACGCCTTTCCCAACCCAGCATCCTCAGCCCACCTTGGTGGACTCCGTGTGGTCATGGGTTCGAATCCCACAGAAGGTGCCACTgtaaaggacgtgtttcacaccaccaaccacaCAGATGACCTGCGACAATAAAGAGGCGACACTGGTTGCCCTGGGGAGACTCAAATGCTTAAATCAGTAACACAGTATGAGAATAAGTGTATGTAAAGATGAAGTGAAATGTTTGTTACTTCTCATAGGTTATTTATAGAAGGACATGAACATGGCGTGATGGCAACCGACTATAATCACCATTCATGCATGCGTATCCTTCATGATCCCTTATTAACTAGGGAAGGTATCTCCTATTTTGTAGGAGTTTTCTTCCCTAAGATGATCACATCCAGCTGTGAGTCAAATCTCCAACCATTTGAAAGTTATCTGCGACATGGTTATGGTTATGGGTTCTTCAGTCGTGTCCCTTTCAAACCTAAGCTAAAGCTTTGGGCCTGCTTCCTAGTCATGGGCTTGGTTACCCAGGGGGACCCAAATATCCCTTCCAGATGGTATTTATAATGATACGAATAATTTTTCTcctatcatatcatattaagaTTATAGTTTTTcttgtattgagaatattttatttacatttgatAATGCCATATAGAcatgttatataataattgtgtGAAAGTTTATCCCTTATAAGcttaaaatatgagataatttgattgtTAGTTGGGCTCAtttggatatttagaatatctcacaatatttgtgaatagtggtaaaataatttgttaatagtaatataaaattgtttgaCAATACAACAAATGTGTTGTGTTGGTGTGAATGGAGGTGGCCAACACCGGTGCAAAATAAGTAGTACTTTCGAACAAGTTCGTTCTCAGATGGTcaaatatatatcaagaaaCTTGGAATGtttggaagaattttttttgtgtaatagGATAAACATTTCAAGAAAGATTAGGTTGCATTTAGATGCTAGATGCAACAACCAATTACAGCCTTAATTAATCTCATTACAATGGTTTTTATAATCACAGGTTTTCTCGGTTTAAGTTAGAATTCTTTTGTGTTTGTGATGAAATAGCCAGGGGGTACAATGGTTGATGAATAACTATGCTGTAATGAACTGTAAATACAGATATGACAAGTGTTTATGAAAAGGCTCATAAGAGTCACACTGTATTGATAAGGAACTTCTTCGAGGGAAATTCAACCTCCATAGAATTCtaagcttttcaaaaatttccaaattgaTTCCACTGTCAGTACATCCCTCCCCTTATGGTTATTCCTCTTCGTAAAAAACTATCTTGAGAAATGATAAACTGACTTACAGACTGCCGAAGAAAATCAAGTAGGCCAAAATGCAGAGTTTGATGTCTTTAATCCCAAACACTGCATATTACAAACTCACTAAACTACAGACTCAATTAAATGGTGTGTTCCTACACTACACTAAACAACAGACCACTTCTTCAGCAAAACGATCCGTTTTATTCAACCTTTCATTACCCTTCAGTAAGGCAGACGACACCATTCCCAGTTTCCCTTCTTCACTTCCCTTTGCACAATCTCATATCAGTTTCTTTCACTtcaaacttcatcttcttccttagGTTTACTTCTAGTGCCAACAGGTCCCTAACAATTTGAGGCAACACCTTCGAAAACTCtcattctttttataagtaggtAATTCTGCCAGCTACATTGTATCCCTCGTCTAGGCCAATTCTTTTTATCAAGACTTTGGTCGCTTGATGACTTGACCTAATCTTATAGTGTTCCATGTAATGCCTTAATTTAGCTACGTCAGATTAAAAGCTTCCTCTCCATTAATTGGTTATTGGTAGGCATGCAAGACATCTTGAGACTCATTAGACTCTTACACTGGCTGTGTATTGAAAGCTCCATTCTTCAAATTATCCCGTTGTAATTAATGCTTTCTAGATTAGGAGGTTTGGACTTTTTCTACTTTGTTAAGCTCTTATCCCATTGAATGCTCGTCTAGGTTTAGAGAGGCTTTTCTATCCTTATCATACGAGCCCAACAATATTGAGTAAGTCCAATATGAGAAGTCTAGCAAGCTAAAAGTCCCAAGGGTGTGCGGTGTGCTTTTCACCAAGAAGCCACACCCCCTAGTAGGATCAATATAGTAATCGTCTTTGATAGTTGGAGGTGCCTCTTGCTAAGAAAACAACGAAATATTCGCTTAAGCAACGTAACTCCCATTCCTTCTATATTAAAATCTCGGGATTTGATAATCGAAGCCCCGAGATCAAGGGAAGTAGTTAAGTCGTTAATCGATCCTTATCGATAAGAGTCTGCTAGTGCTTGTAATCCGAGATAAGTGTTTCCCTGATTCCTCATTTCAAGGAAACCTACACAATTCATGGCTAGCAGGAGGCATAGATGGTCCATGACATACCTTCTAACCATCAAGCGGAAGGAGGAAGAGAGCCTAAAGACATACCTCACTCGGCTCAACAAGGAACGATTAACCACTGATGATCAAGAATCACACTGGCAGCCTTGGGGTGTACGACCTCAAAGCCCATTCATGGGGGAGTTGGCTCGGAGGACCCTGTTGACATTGAGAGAGTTCATAGACAGAGCTGATGACTTTGTCAATGCTGAAGACATGCTTCAAGCCTTAATCGCATCACGGAAAGCGGAGATGAAGGAAGCAGGTAAATACCTCAAAGATCAAGTGAGAGAAGAGTCTCGGAGAAACCTGGGCAAAACCAACATGACAAAAAACGAGAAGGGCGTGCGTCCCATCGAGAACATGGACCAAGATTCGTTCACAACAATCTTAGCTAACTCATGGCAGCGTCTCTTAGTCTCCTCCAACTCTGTCTCCAGTCGGGGCAACTGTTCCTATCTTGAAACTCTTTCCTCCTAAAGCACTCAGCTCAAAGTGGTCACAGGTGGCTTTCATCTTGACATCCAAAGGCACAAGCTTGGAATGTAAGCT includes these proteins:
- the LOC108988478 gene encoding probable RNA helicase SDE3 isoform X1 — translated: MSLFVEFLRFILCCHTEHFVDGYEYDDTTSRNSHLVNKSIRRTRTTSSIDNDPLLPYSRPSPSLYQAKVAVDSWIRNSLIIKEPYVQESSQRTNEISPNSSNSLQPPSFSFTYSPSSSDLPPFSSIFSSVPRNPPKSSSSASSLKGPPSPTGPSSSSPKPPPTSKPVIYPTTSHAVSEERKTGYILKKGATSLFASSISNLPPSSSSSSPVLPNPPKSSPKPSASSLKGPPPSGPSSSSPMPPPTFKPVLCPTTTTPGNEERKQSYILENGTSPIFAIPEYIKGQIKENIVPEILKQRLSPSTYKAYFTALLYAEEFYLEKWSDFLLKNVTLELHEAAIYKESTKYKNLNGNLKKKNKTFVVFEIDSIPERRPFLLSRDLVYARPVGKDIEPFQGFIYRVVKSTRVLVEFGDDFHSQHYASRKYDISFSFNRVCLKRAHEAVETASNPSVQNFLFPEYCVSRKDNLNPPTLHRANHEVGKNELSAIRHISSFRGSPPYLLSGSHCVTAMDSKELSKTGIVVQEAVCEIYRSSPECLILICAPTNSTCDVLTRSLKKVILESDMFRANAAFREMDGVPADILRSCPIKGECFTCPSLQKLRKFRVILSTFVSSFRLHNEGIPAGHFSHIFLLDASLAMEPEAVIPLANFATDKTAVIVTGASTRHSAWARSDIARKYGLGKSLFNRLHENRLYSGFNPMFITQLDGFQQ
- the LOC108988478 gene encoding probable RNA helicase SDE3 isoform X2, with the translated sequence MSLFVEFLRFILCCHTEHFVDGYEYDDTPSSSDLPPFSSIFSSVPRNPPKSSSSASSLKGPPSPTGPSSSSPKPPPTSKPVIYPTTSHAVSEERKTGYILKKGATSLFASSISNLPPSSSSSSPVLPNPPKSSPKPSASSLKGPPPSGPSSSSPMPPPTFKPVLCPTTTTPGNEERKQSYILENGTSPIFAIPEYIKGQIKENIVPEILKQRLSPSTYKAYFTALLYAEEFYLEKWSDFLLKNVTLELHEAAIYKESTKYKNLNGNLKKKNKTFVVFEIDSIPERRPFLLSRDLVYARPVGKDIEPFQGFIYRVVKSTRVLVEFGDDFHSQHYASRKYDISFSFNRVCLKRAHEAVETASNPSVQNFLFPEYCVSRKDNLNPPTLHRANHEVGKNELSAIRHISSFRGSPPYLLSGSHCVTAMDSKELSKTGIVVQEAVCEIYRSSPECLILICAPTNSTCDVLTRSLKKVILESDMFRANAAFREMDGVPADILRSCPIKGECFTCPSLQKLRKFRVILSTFVSSFRLHNEGIPAGHFSHIFLLDASLAMEPEAVIPLANFATDKTAVIVTGASTRHSAWARSDIARKYGLGKSLFNRLHENRLYSGFNPMFITQLDGFQQ